In a genomic window of Gloeocapsopsis dulcis:
- the groL gene encoding chaperonin GroEL (60 kDa chaperone family; promotes refolding of misfolded polypeptides especially under stressful conditions; forms two stacked rings of heptamers to form a barrel-shaped 14mer; ends can be capped by GroES; misfolded proteins enter the barrel where they are refolded when GroES binds), which produces MAKIVAFDEDSRRALERGVNALADAVKITLGPKGRNVLLEKKFGTPQIVNDGITVAKEIELEDPLENTGARLIQEVASKTKDVAGDGTTTATVLAQAMIREGLKNVAAGANPVAVRRGMEKTVDMLVEEIAAAAKPVEGSAIAQVATVSAGNDDEVGAMIAEAMERVTKDGVITVEESKSLTTDLEVVEGMQIDRGYISPYFITDNERLIVDFESPRILITDKKISTIQDLIPVLEKVARAGQPLLIIAEDVDSEALATLVVNKARGVLNVCAIKAPGFGDRRKEMLRDIAVLTGGQVISEEVGLSLDDASLEMMGVARKVTIDKEATTIVAGSDNKGDVEKRIGQIRRQLAETDSEYDKEKLQERIAKLAGGVAVIKVGAATETELKDRKLRIEDALNATKAAVEEGIVPGGGTMLIHLSTKVDEIKNSLNEEEKIGAEIVKRSLEAPLRQMADNAGVEGSVIVEKVRETEFNIGYNAATGEFQDLIAAGILDPAKVVRSALQNAGSIAGMVLTTEALVVEKPEKKAAAAPDMGGMGGMGGMGGMGGMGMM; this is translated from the coding sequence ATGGCAAAAATCGTTGCATTTGATGAAGACTCACGGCGGGCGTTAGAACGAGGTGTTAACGCTCTTGCAGATGCTGTCAAAATTACCTTGGGACCAAAAGGTCGTAATGTTTTACTAGAAAAGAAATTTGGCACACCTCAGATTGTTAACGATGGTATTACTGTTGCCAAGGAAATTGAACTTGAAGATCCACTAGAAAATACTGGTGCGCGTCTCATTCAAGAAGTCGCATCCAAGACAAAGGACGTTGCAGGAGATGGTACAACCACCGCCACCGTTTTAGCCCAAGCAATGATTCGGGAAGGCTTAAAGAACGTTGCAGCAGGCGCAAATCCTGTTGCTGTTCGCCGAGGAATGGAAAAAACCGTCGATATGTTAGTCGAGGAAATTGCCGCAGCAGCCAAGCCAGTTGAAGGCAGTGCGATCGCTCAAGTGGCAACCGTGTCTGCTGGTAACGATGACGAAGTCGGTGCCATGATTGCGGAAGCTATGGAGCGAGTCACCAAAGATGGTGTGATTACCGTTGAAGAATCAAAATCACTCACAACTGATCTGGAAGTTGTTGAAGGGATGCAAATCGACAGAGGATATATTTCACCCTATTTCATCACCGACAACGAACGGCTAATCGTCGATTTTGAAAGTCCTCGCATCCTGATTACTGATAAGAAAATCAGTACAATTCAAGATTTGATTCCTGTATTAGAAAAAGTGGCGCGTGCCGGTCAACCATTACTCATTATTGCGGAAGACGTTGACAGCGAAGCTTTAGCAACCTTGGTTGTGAATAAAGCCCGAGGAGTACTGAACGTTTGTGCCATCAAAGCACCAGGATTTGGTGATCGCCGTAAGGAAATGCTACGTGACATCGCAGTTCTGACTGGTGGACAAGTTATTTCTGAGGAAGTCGGACTGAGTTTAGATGATGCTTCCTTGGAAATGATGGGCGTGGCACGTAAAGTCACAATTGACAAAGAAGCAACAACAATTGTTGCTGGTAGCGACAATAAAGGTGACGTCGAAAAGCGTATCGGTCAAATTCGTCGGCAACTCGCAGAAACTGACTCAGAATACGATAAAGAAAAACTGCAAGAACGAATCGCTAAGCTTGCAGGTGGAGTTGCGGTGATCAAAGTTGGTGCAGCAACAGAAACCGAACTTAAAGATCGCAAACTGCGGATTGAGGATGCACTCAATGCGACAAAAGCAGCTGTCGAAGAAGGTATTGTCCCTGGTGGTGGAACAATGCTGATTCATCTTTCTACAAAAGTAGACGAAATTAAAAACAGCTTAAACGAAGAAGAAAAAATTGGAGCCGAAATTGTTAAGCGATCGCTCGAAGCTCCTCTGCGCCAAATGGCAGACAATGCTGGTGTTGAAGGCTCAGTCATTGTCGAAAAGGTCCGAGAAACCGAGTTTAATATTGGTTACAACGCAGCTACTGGCGAGTTCCAAGACTTAATTGCTGCGGGAATTCTTGACCCCGCTAAAGTTGTACGTTCAGCCTTGCAAAATGCAGGTTCGATCGCTGGGATGGTACTAACGACAGAAGCGCTAGTCGTTGAAAAACCTGAAAAGAAAGCTGCTGCGGCTCCTGACATGGGCGGCATGGGCGGCATGGGCGGTATGGGTGGTATGGGTGGTATGGGAATGATGTAA